taaagggatcttaaagATGCCAAGTCGtagagccacagactcagtacaaggacgaggacgtccaagactgcacaatcactcacacacacacatacacatacacacacacacacaagacaagggaattcaagcctttccgccagtgaccgttTCGTCCTTATATTAATGAGCATCAatataactaaaaaattttaccaaatctttttttcttaacccGTACTCCTCTTTCCCTGAATGAATTTTTGAGCTCCTTAATAAAGCTCTGTTCCTCAAATAATGAATGGCCCATGCTGAATGGGACGGCATATGAATAGGTATACCTTTTATGTTCCCCCGCCTCTGAAGGTCGCTCAGGCAGCACTGATCCTTCGGGGGCCTTCTCCGTTGCTGGCGCCGTCCGGGAGTTGGCCGTGCTTCAGGTCCCTGTTGAGGGCGCCacttgtcccgtcccgcgggaccaagttattccagggtctgaagaggcgctacctgaaatagcaagggcgagaaagaagaggaagaccaagcaaggaactgttgtcaaggtctcgtttattgaaggaaagtacacagaatatataggctgaggggcaaggcttttgcgagggggccagggtggatcacgcggggcattcgtggggcatttgcgtaagggggatcagcagactggaacatgatatgtctgtcatctttgtgggtctcgcccttggtatgggatgtctgtttcataatacaatatcttggtgggcactccctgtctggggaaatggcgaagttctccttttcccagggtcccggtccccgACAAAGGAAGAGCAATCTGTTTCCCCATCCACCGTTTACATGGACTTGATCAAACTATGGGAATTCATTCCCCTAACAAAAACCCCCAAGGATGGGAGAGACCCCTGTTAGACAAGATCCTTTAGCTATTAGACTGCAAATAGGTTGCAAacatgcacccaggaaagaataataaaaagaggaaagaatagaataaaggaAAAGCCTCATGAAATGTACCAGGAAAGTATAGAATAAGACTATTTAGTGTCCTTGAGATGCAGTGACATCATGGACAAAAATGGAATAGGAAGCTGTTAGGACTTCACATTGTAAGGATGCCTTCTATCGCTAAGTAAAATAACCCGGCCTCTGATCTTCATGTACTTGTACTAATTGATATTGATATGCATAGCAACTGTCATTTTTTGTCTCTTTCAACAACAGCTTTGCCCAAGGGATGGAAAAGTGAGAGATATTGTACTGAATAAAGGACATGAGAGCACTCTGGGCTGCCCAGGCGACCTAAGGCATGGACAGCCcctgtgtgtttgtctgtctcaTTCCCTGCAAATGACCCCACTGGACAGGGATTGAGTGTGTCAAATTGATTTGCTTCAGACGTGAAACCATGAAAGATGAAACATAAAACCTTAAGGAAAAACCCTTAAGGGGTGTTTCCACCACCTATGATCCTAAAGATCCTAAGgcctgtgcctctcagagagaaTAGATCAATGATAATAGCTCTCACACCCTGTTTTAATAGAAACTGCATTGCTGAAGCAGTAAATGGGCTaaatgttttgtatgcaggaataactaaaatgtttcttaactctctactttcctttttttaattcacttttttttgttggatcaccatgaggtacagttacaaagatttcatgttcgagtttcagtcatacaatgattgcacacccatccctgcacagtgcacatcttccaccacaattgtccccagtatatccccatcTCGACTCACTCccagcctctatggaagacattttcccccagactctctctctactttggggcattatggtttgcaacacagattctGAGAgctctgtacttttttttctgtttgccgCTTTTCTTCAAAAGAACCCCCACACCTAAGACCTGTTAAATATGATCTCTGTcttaagaagaaatggaaaaaatgacTACTGATCAACAGGTAGATAGCTAGGTGATGTAATGGCCTCAAGGTTCCCAGCTTGTTTATCCCAGATCCACCTTCCATGGTTCTTTAGGAAATAGGCAAGACAGAAATTTTAAGTTCTTCCTTCTGCCCATATACATAATACCTAGATTGAGCATTGTTCCTACTTCCTTGCACTCTGGGGTGCAATAAATTCTTTCACTTAAGAAACAAAGTCAAAAGAACTAAAGAGTAGAGCTAGATGGGAAGTGTTAGGGTTCTGGATCAGAGAGAACACACAAAACAATAAGCTTTGCGGTATAAAGTTTATTCGTCACACGTCGAAGAAGCATTGAGTTCAGAAGCTGAAACAGCTGAGAGGGCTGAGAAAGCTGACCCATGTGGGCCACGCCCTCCAGTAGGAGGGACCCTTCCCCTGTTTCCAGGGTCCTTTTATGCTCTAAGAGGACAAGGGGGTTTCCTGACCATCTCATACAACATCCTGGTGACACTTTTCCTTACTCAGTTCTGTAGATATCTCCACTGACTTCATGCAGGGTAATTCTGCCTTTTCAGCTGATTCCCATAAAGAGTGTCTGGTCCAACTGATGGTttggcagagggaggcaggttcATCTGAGCGCCGGTTAGAGCTGCTTCTTTCCAAAATGGCTGTGCTGATGCTAAGAAGAGCTAAGTATTGCCAAGAGGGGAGTGGGTCGCCACGGGAAGCAATAGGAATCAGCAAAAGGCCAAGGGGCCACTCTTCAAAAAAATGAAGAGCGTATCATATAGCCAACAACTCTGAAAATAAGAGATCCAAACTGCAACGTACACACTTGAAAGTGTGCCTTTCAAGGTGGCAGGGTGCAGGTGTGGGAGGTAAATGGAGGGAAACCTGGGGAAGGGCagagacactggtgatggggttAGGGCGGGAACATAATATGTCTAAAACGCAACTACGAATAATTGTATATCATGGTGctgtaacaaaaaaattaagaaataaaatgttttttccctCTAGTGCCCTGGAGGGCAagactgtctttttcttctttagtggTATCTCAATTGCAGGAGTTGATGGGAATGTATTTTACTATTTGTGCCTCCAAATAACATTCTCCAAAAAACATCCTCAATTTCTTGAGTCACCCACGTCGCTTGGAAACTCTACTCTGTTTCTTAGTTACCCGGGCGTCAAAGGAGCCCAAAGCACCAAGCCTCAGCAGCTCAGgcagctctccacacgctcaggtggagcctcacccatgagtgaatatattcctggacatgTCATCCTTTttaccactaatattccaagactAGAACAACACATTTTATATAGGTTAAAGTaacttctttttcattcctgCCAGTTATCATCTTTAACTCTTTCCCATTTCTAAACTCAACAAGCTGAAATACGGCACCATGAACTATAATCATTGCTATGAAAATCCCCCCAGTCAGTGAAATCTGTCTGAGAAATGTCAGAAGAATGTGACTGAGAATCCCAACCACTCTGACATGTGGGTGAAGACAGTTTCATCAGAACACTCAGAAGCCAGCGATACCATGTACAATAGCTTCcatgtttttaataatatatatttgaaaacgcATTCATATTAAGTTATTGGAGCTACAAGACTTCATTCTGTTAACAAATAATTTTAGGGTctgttttatatctctgtttctcaggctgtagatgaaagggttcagcatgggggtgactatCATATACATCACAGAAGCAGCTATGTCTTTATTACTGGAGATGGATGGTGAGGAGAAAAAATACACTTCTGCAATTGTACCATAGAATAAAGACACCACAAGGAGATGGGAACCACAGGTGGAAAGGACTTTGAAGAATCTCTTAACAGAaggatccttcagcacagaggcCCATATCCAAATATAAGAGCCTACAATAGTGGCAAAAGGCAGGAAAACAATTATTCCAGTCTCAATGAAGATAAGCCATTCATTAACTGAGACATCTGAACAGCTCATCTTCAAGAGAACTGGGATTTCACAGAAGAAATGGGGGATGGTAATGTCATCACAAAAGGAAACTCGAATGAAGAGGAGGATGTGCAACAGAGAGCGGAGAGAACAGTAGATCCAGGATGCAGAAACTAAGGAGACACATTTCTCTTGCCTCATGATAGTGGCATAGTGAAGTGGGTGACaaatggccacatacctgtcataggccatcaaTGTAAGAAGAAAGATGTCGACAGAAGCAAACCATATGTAAAAATACATCTGTGACACGCACCCTGCATAGGGGATGGACTTATGGATGCTCTGCATGTCCATCAACATTTTGGGCACAGTGACAGATGAGTAGCATATGTCAGTAAGAGCCAAGtggctgaggaagaagtacaaGGGGGTGTGGAGACGAGAGTCCATCCAGATGAGCAggtgatgagcaggttccccagcaccgtgGCCAGGTACATGACCAGGAATAAGGTGAAGAACAAACCCTGATGTTCTGGAGGTATAGGGAGTCCCAGAAGCAGAAATTCAGACACAGTGGTCCTATTACCTCTTTTCATGCTGCTCATGTTTCCGCTGGgaatgaaatgaagagaaaactCTATAACTTTTATAGCCATAACCTTACAATAATGCCATATTTATATGAAAGTGTTACATTGAAACAAGTCTCCTGTCTATTTCTCAAACCAGAGGATGCAAAAACCAGAGCCTGTACCATTCAGATGCCATTGATACATCACTTCACTATGACAAACAGATTTCCTTCTTAAACAggaggaaaattttctttttctcagaaaaaaaagcatcaaaCTATATCTTTGTGTCCCATGTACTACATAAAGCTCTCTAGGAATAACACGGTCTCAGTGTTGAATGAGCGTTTACCTTGTGTCATGCCTGGAAATCTTAGTAATTTCTATGATAACGTAAAggtgggatggagcgatagcacagcgggtatggtgtttccTTAGCACGGGGCCCaccagggttagattcctccacgcCTTTTGGatagcccggcatgctaccgagagtgtctcccCCTGCACAACATtccatattccaaaaccagtaacaacatttctcacaatggagatgttaccagctccaactcgagcaaatccatgagcaacaggattgcAGGGCCATGACAGTGACAACATAAAGATATGGACATTCAGAGAGGTAGCATGAATATCATACTGATGTTCAATACCAGTACCTCAGATGgctctctgaacactgcctggagtaagcccaggTACAGAAGGATGTGtcacaaagtaaaacaaagcaaaatacctGAACATCAGGAGATAACTTTCAACATTTACCTTTAATATTACGTGAAACTACATTGGGAGAGAATTACTACCCTGAAAATTATTTGATCCTCCCTCGTCATAGATATCTAGGCAGTATTTTTTtaccaaaaattattattaacattaataATAGTGGCAGATATTGATCCTTTATAGACACTATGCACACATCATTCCAAGGGATTTATATTActtatcactgttatcccttgTTCAttatttgctcgaggaggcaccactaacatttccattgtgagacttgtagttactgttttgtGCATAGTTTATGtccaattttatttgtaaaacctCAGCAGAGCATAAAAAAGAagcatttaatccattttaataacTGGGGACAGTAGATATGTTATCTCAATTTGCAAAGTTACATCATTCATAagtaaaatagatgaaaatatattatttagaaataatacatCTTCTATACACTGTATATAATCCTCATAATTCTTTTTGTTATGGTAACCAGATATGTTTTATAATATCACTTTACTTCTAAatttatgatatttataaatcatataatCCCCAGTgttttgaacattttaattttaaataaatatttatttggtgcTTTATGATATATAAGGCAACTTAAATGGTATATATGACAGCATTATTTCAAAGATATGAACAACCTGATAATTTAGACATAAGTGGAAAAACCTTTGACCAAAGCTCTCTAATGGTAGACTTCAAACTCAATATTCCTTAGAAGCTCTAAGATTGAGGTTAGAATTGCCAAACAAATACTGCCAAGAATGAACCATACTGACCTTTGTATTCTGGTATAAGAGAGATGGACAAGTCCACTAGGAACCATTATATTACTTAGGGACACTGACTATTTTGATTCGTGTCCACCTGGAATGACAGTGACTTGAGCCTTCCATCAAGGCCAGGATGCTCATGGACATGTTCTGTGTATGTCCTCCCTggaagaaactagaagaaaattaGCAGACCATTGTGGGAGATTCTATGCAGGCAAGATCTCAGAAGACAGCTCAGCATGAGCTGGAAATGTCACGCTGTGTCCAAGATTGTGAGAAGGGCCTGTATAGGAGTTTTCTTAAATTCCTTAGCTTTTTTAACCTATGATTACTCAGACATTGCAGAAATCAGAATCTTGATGAGAATAACACTTCAACAGTTGGGGAGAGATAAAGGTTATACTTCATCTTCTTTGAGAACTTAATGTATGCCAGGCATGATACTAAATAACTTGTGTACATTTTTCATTTGAAGTTGTGATATTGTATTGTGATCAAATATTTACCCTTTAAAACTGGAAATTATTTCAGATACAGATATGTAAGTCTCAGCCTTCAGAGAATATCCTAATATTACCTATTGTGGCACTGGCACAGTAGGCATTATGTGATACATTCCTAGAGGTGGAAACTCACATGAACATATTTAATCAGTGCAGTAATGTAATCACTATTGACAGTCCATTAGATATGCATTGGTGAGATAGGTGCTTCCTAGTCATTCACTTACACCACCGATACTCTGACAAAGACATGAGCAAATACAAAGAGTATAATAAATGAAAACTCAATAAGTCAATATTCAAGATCTCATATTACTAAGT
The nucleotide sequence above comes from Sorex araneus isolate mSorAra2 chromosome 1, mSorAra2.pri, whole genome shotgun sequence. Encoded proteins:
- the LOC129401805 gene encoding LOW QUALITY PROTEIN: olfactory receptor 1J4-like (The sequence of the model RefSeq protein was modified relative to this genomic sequence to represent the inferred CDS: inserted 1 base in 1 codon) is translated as MSSMKRGNRTTVSEFLLLGLPIPPEHQGLFFTLFLVMYLATVLGNLLIXLLIWMDSRLHTPLYFFLSHLALTDICYSSVTVPKMLMDMQSIHKSIPYAGCVSQMYFYIWFASVDIFLLTLMAYDRYVAICHPLHYATIMRQEKCVSLVSASWIYCSLRSLLHILLFIRVSFCDDITIPHFFCEIPVLLKMSCSDVSVNEWLIFIETGIIVFLPFATIVGSYIWIWASVLKDPSVKRFFKVLSTCGSHLLVVSLFYGTIAEVYFFSSPSISSNKDIAASVMYMIVTPMLNPFIYSLRNRDIKQTLKLFVNRMKSCSSNNLI